In Strigops habroptila isolate Jane chromosome 2, bStrHab1.2.pri, whole genome shotgun sequence, one genomic interval encodes:
- the TRIM45 gene encoding tripartite motif-containing protein 45 — protein MSSGPLCPVCSEPWVSPRLLPCLHSLCSPCLRRLGTLEEPGRAAARSVLCPVCDAEVALPPGGVGQLTPDYLALSRGGAAAARCDLCVDGAAVRRCLTCGADLCHFCCQAHRRQKKTASHTVMELENSKDYSQAGKPLFCPSHPTEELRLFCEQCDQPVCQRCVVGRHRQHPCDFTGNVIHRHGDALRELLKSTQQHMGTLESALSQIDAMGSAVRSRAEAVATEICLFASGYVRAIEEHRDRLLKQLEDLKVQKVNLLHLQKAQLQQLLLDMRTGVGFTEHLLASGSDLEILITKGVVASRLAKLNSVAYNTHPSMDDGIQFSPQEKAGQCCGYEVFGAILNKAVDPARCTLHGEDLHSAHQNHLTGFTLLCNDTMGERMGRGGEAVRVTITHKDKRDCTVKPTVCDNGDGTYHISYSPEEPGVYAVCVCVKGQHVQGSPFTVMVKNKFREHQGVFHCCTFCSSGGQKSARCACGGTMPGGYQGCGHGHKGHPGCPHWSCCGQVKESSECLCGPPSDTSQRSLLRTVAL, from the exons ATGTCGTCCGGGCCGCTGTGCCCGGTGTGCAGCGAGCCCTGGGTGTCGCCGcggctgctgccctgcctgcactcGCTGTGCTCTCCCTGCCTGCGGCGGCTCGGCACGCTGGAGGagcccggccgcgccgccgcccgctccgTCCTCTGCCCGGTGTGCGACGCCGAGGTGGCGTTGCCGCCCGGCGGCGTCGGGCAGCTCACCCCCGACTACCTGGCGCTGAGCCGCGGCGGGGCGGCAGCGGCGAGGTGCGACCTGTGCGTGGACGGTGCGGCCGTGAGGCGGTGCCTGACCTGCGGGGCTGACCTGTGCCACTTCTGCTGCCAGGCACACAG GAGACAGAAGAAGACAGCCTCTCACACCGTGATGGAGCTGGAGAACAGCAAAGATTACAGTCAGGCTGGGAAGCCTCTCTTCTGcccttcccatcccacagaGGAGCTGAGGCTCTTCTGTGAGCAGTGTGACCAGCCAGTGTGCCAGCGCTGCGTTGTGGGCAGACACCGGCAGCACCCCTGTGACTTCACTGGCAATGTCATCCACAGGCATGGGGATGCCCTACGGGAGCTGCTGAAGAGCACCCAGCAGCACATGGGCACCCTGGAGAGCGCGCTGAGCCAGATTGATGCCATGGGCAGTGCTGTGCGCAGCCGCGCGGAGGCTGTGGCCACGGAGATCTGTCTGTTTGCCAGTGGCTATGTGAGAGCCATTGAAGAGCACCGGGACCGgctgctgaagcagctggaGGACTTGAAGGTGCAGAAAGTAAACCTGCTGCACTTGCAGaaggcacagctgcagcagctgctgctggacatGAGGACAGGCGTAGGGTTCACAGAGCACTTGCTGGCGAGTGGCTCGGACCTGGAGATTCTCATCACCAAAGGAGTGGTGGCGAGCCGGCTGGCAAAGCTGAACAGCGTTGCTTACAACACCCACCCCAGCATGGACGACGGGATCCAGTTCTCTCCCCAGGAGAAGGCAGGGCAGTGTTGCGGCTATGAAGTTTTTGGGGCCATTCTCAATAAAGCTGTTGATCCAGCCAGATGTACGCTGCATGGAGAAG ATCTCCATAGTGCCCATCAGAACCATCTGACTGGCTTTACCCTGCTCTGCAATGACACCATGGGGGAGCGGATGGGGCGAGGAGGAGAGGCTGTGCGGGTCACCATCACCCACAAGGACAAGAGGGACTG TACAGTCAAGCCAACCGTGTGTGATAATGGTGATGGGACCTACCATATTTCCTACAGCCCTGAGGAGCCAGGCGTGTACGCCGTCTGTGTCTGTGTGAAAGGGCAACATGTACAG GGCTCTCCGTTCACTGTGATGGTGAAGAACAAGTTCCGTGAGCACCAAGGTGTGTTTCACTGCTGCACATTCTGCTCCAGTGGAGGGCAGAAGTCTGCTCGCTGTGCCTGTGGCGGGACCATGCCAG GTGGGTACCAGGGCTGTGGCCATGGACACAAAGGTCACCCTGGCTGCCCGCACTGGTCGTGCTGTGGACAAGTGAAGGAGAGCTCAGAGTGTTTGTGTGGGCCACCCAGTGACACGTCGCAGAGGAGTTTGCTCAGGACAGTGGCACTCTGA